In Cuculus canorus isolate bCucCan1 chromosome 8, bCucCan1.pri, whole genome shotgun sequence, a single genomic region encodes these proteins:
- the TYW3 gene encoding tRNA wybutosine-synthesizing protein 3 homolog, with product MAAFARGKAQRLARADGSRKGGLDEGAAAVAVVQLLNARDPFCTTSSCSGRLVLLQGGAADINNCEIQKKNCTWLMVTHEMCVKDDVMAALEKATGDVVLKFEPFVLHVQCQELQDAQLLHSVAVDSGFRNSGITVGRGGKIMMAVRSTHCLEVPLSHKGKLMVSEEYIEFLIHVANQKMEENIRRIDRFYKSLESALQTAAGANDSPSEGMERSRSVYVHRRKRKTVHEQSVCTSPKDQHEELKSEDDIENNLDIFADITI from the exons atGGCGGCCTTCGCGCGGGGGAAGGCGCAGCGCCTCGCGCGGGCGGACGGCAGCAGGAAGGGCGGCCTGGACGAGGGCGCCGCCGCCGTCGCCGTGGTGCAGCTCCTCAACGCCCGAGACCCGTTCTGcaccaccagctcctgctcGGGCCGTCTCGTCCTGCTGCAGGGCGGCGCCGCC GATATAAACAACTGTGagatccagaagaaaaattgcaCCTGGCTTATGGTGACACATGAAATGTGTGTCAAAGACGATGTG ATGGCAGCACTAGAGAAAGCTACTGGTGATGTTGTACTCAAGTTTGAACCATTTGTTCTTCATGTGCAGTGTCAAGAGCTACAGGATGCACAGCTTCTG CATTCAGTGGCTGTTGATTCTGGGTTCAGGAACTCTGGTATTACGgttggaagaggaggaaaaattaTGATG GCGGTCCGGAGCACTCATTGCTTAGAAGTTCCGTTGAGCCACAAGGGGAAATTGATGGTCTCTGAAGAATATATTGAATTTCTGATACATGTAGCTAatcagaaaatggaagaaaacataagGAGAATTGACAG ATTCTACAAAAGCTTAGAGTCGGCTTTGCAAACTGCCGCCGGTGCGAATGACTCTCCTTCTGAGGGAATGGAGAGGAGTCGTTCTGTCTATGTTCatagaaggaagaggaagacagTTCATGAACAAAGTGTATGCACCTCTCCCAAGGATCAACATGAAGAGCTGAAGTCTGAGGATGATATAGAAAACAATCTTGATATTTTTGCTGATATCACAATCTAG